The genome window CTACGTTCATTAATCAAGTAAGTTTCAAAGTTATCATCCTGATTTTGAAAAAAACCTTGGAAGCGTACCCACAGCTTGTCAGTCCCGGTGCACCTTTGCCTTTTTCTCCTGCTCATCCCAAAGAAGATAGGCGTCAAATTTTTCTTTGCCCTTCTGGAAGCCCTTGATCAGATTGCTCTTTCCGGTTTCCATCACTTTCTTGACCATCGCGGCTGAGATTTTCTTGCCCAAAATCGTTTTCGAGACAGTCACACTGCACTGGCTCTTTTTGTAGTTGGCACAGCCGTAAAAGTCGCCCTTGTCGACCACATCCCCGCCACAGGCCCTGCAGGACGCTACTTTGGAGCCAAGCGTGAACTTGGAGGCCTGCTTCGGCATCGAGGTAACATCATAGCTCTCCAGCTTCCACTCGCGAGACTGCTCCACCGCGTCCTCGACGATTTTGTGGGACAGCTTGCGCACCTGCTCCATGAACGCTTGGGCAGATGCCTCCCCTTGACCGATCTGGCCCAATCGCTGCTCCCAGCGTGCCGTCATCTCTGGCGACGCCAAGATCTTTTCACCGATCACATCGATCAGGAGCGTTCCTTTTTGCGTGGCAAACACCTGATTCTTGCGGACCTCGATGTATTTGCGCTCTTTGAGCATGTTGATAATTCCCGCACGGGTCGCTTCCGTGCCGAGACCCTCTGTCTTCATCAGCACTTTTTCCAGCTCCTGATTGTCCAGGTGCTTGCCGGCGGTCTTCATCAAAGTGATCAACTGACCCTCCGTATAGCGCTTGGGTGGCTGAGTCTTGCTCTCCTTTGCCTCTACCTTGCGCACTTTTCCCGTATCACCCTTTGCCAGTGGCGGAAGGATGGACTCCTTGTCTTCCTTTTCCTCATCAAACAGCACGTCCCGCCAGCCGGATCGAATCTGCACCTTGCCTTTGCTGATAAAAACAGCTCGACCATCGACCAGAGTGGTCAGGGTCGTGTAGTCAAACAACGCACTCTCACAGTGAGCTGCAATCAGCCGCCGCGCCACCAGATCGTAGATTTTCCGCTCGTCATCAGGGAGTCTCGAGATGTTTGGCACCTGTTCCGTCGGAATAATCGCGTAGTGGTCCGTTACTTTTTTCTGATTGACGTATCGGCGATCCTGTGCAATTGAAGTTTTCGGTGTTGGAAAGCACGCCTGAAAATCCGGCTGCCTGGACAGCTTGGACAAAATCTCAGGAAAAGTCTTGGCTTCTTCTGCCGTCA of Brevibacillus choshinensis contains these proteins:
- a CDS encoding DNA topoisomerase III, with amino-acid sequence MKVVIAEKPDQAMKLASPFPHRKQQGYLEVHPNRHFPKGAFFTWAVGHVCELVPPEAYNPAWKKWSIQTLPLIPDTFRHQVMRSKAKQFSIIKQLLKRSDVNGIIHAGDAGREGELIIRTIVEQCGVHKPMKRLWISSLTEKAVTAGFESLLDENETRNLYYEAYSRSCADWLVGMNASRVYTILLKQKGISDVFSAGRVQTPTLALVVKREKEIASFKPEPFWEVKATFEVDKKRYEGVWHNEGESRIKDQALAERIAAFCKDKPAQVHEVETERKEFLPPYLFNLSSLQATANKLFKYSPQKTLEIAQKLYVKGILSYPRSDSSFVTAEEAKTFPEILSKLSRQPDFQACFPTPKTSIAQDRRYVNQKKVTDHYAIIPTEQVPNISRLPDDERKIYDLVARRLIAAHCESALFDYTTLTTLVDGRAVFISKGKVQIRSGWRDVLFDEEKEDKESILPPLAKGDTGKVRKVEAKESKTQPPKRYTEGQLITLMKTAGKHLDNQELEKVLMKTEGLGTEATRAGIINMLKERKYIEVRKNQVFATQKGTLLIDVIGEKILASPEMTARWEQRLGQIGQGEASAQAFMEQVRKLSHKIVEDAVEQSREWKLESYDVTSMPKQASKFTLGSKVASCRACGGDVVDKGDFYGCANYKKSQCSVTVSKTILGKKISAAMVKKVMETGKSNLIKGFQKGKEKFDAYLLWDEQEKKAKVHRD